From one Paeniglutamicibacter psychrophenolicus genomic stretch:
- a CDS encoding RES domain-containing protein, which produces MTFEGPLWRIHTTSGSHPSAWNEMHRFGPISRFRWDPHPPPTRVHLDVAISYAAPGYTTAFAEVFQDDKAIVLSAGQALSGWETARQLTLLDLVESDWAIHQGASASLPQATKDICRNWSNAIWKELSESSAIPVDGLYVPSTKIGDPMVVLFPRAADAFPPAPAFSRALNHADVATMAATAANRLRWHIR; this is translated from the coding sequence ATGACATTCGAGGGTCCGCTCTGGCGCATTCACACGACGTCAGGCTCGCATCCCTCAGCCTGGAACGAGATGCACAGATTCGGGCCGATCTCGCGATTCCGATGGGACCCGCATCCACCCCCAACCCGAGTCCACCTTGACGTGGCGATCTCCTATGCGGCTCCGGGATACACCACGGCCTTCGCAGAGGTTTTTCAAGACGACAAGGCAATCGTGCTATCAGCTGGACAGGCGCTGTCGGGCTGGGAGACGGCCCGACAGTTGACCCTGTTGGACTTGGTCGAGAGCGACTGGGCAATCCATCAGGGCGCATCGGCATCCCTCCCTCAAGCCACCAAGGACATCTGCCGCAATTGGTCGAACGCGATCTGGAAAGAACTCAGCGAAAGTTCAGCCATCCCCGTTGACGGACTCTACGTCCCCTCCACAAAAATTGGGGATCCCATGGTGGTGTTGTTTCCTCGTGCAGCAGATGCCTTCCCTCCCGCGCCGGCATTCTCACGCGCGTTGAACCACGCCGATGTGGCAACCATGGCCGCTACCGCCGCGAACAGACTCCGCTGGCATATCCGCTGA
- a CDS encoding CaiB/BaiF CoA transferase family protein produces MSKIRPLEGIIVADFSRVLAGPLCTMTLADLGATVIKVERPGTGDDTRSWGPPFSATGSTYFESVNRNKQSVTLDLADPADRDVARGLALRADVLVENFKPGGMDKLGLGYPELSAQNPGLVYASISGFGSTGGAHLPGYDFIVQALGGLMSITGEANADPMKAGVALVDVLTAKDASIGVLAALSARNSSGHGAHVEVNLLSSLQGALANQGQAYLGAGKVATRMGNEHPSIVPYQLLGCADGSVAVACGNDGQFARLCTEIGAPELASDARFGTNSARVSNREVLIPLLEDALGADTGANWQSRFTGIGVPAGKVAGIDEGLAYAQSLGLDPVIEVQNAEGLTVGKQVRHPITWTPELDAPTLAPPQLGEHTEAVRAWLAGPAERRRPGTREGQLAG; encoded by the coding sequence ATGAGCAAGATCCGCCCCCTTGAGGGAATCATCGTCGCCGACTTCTCCCGGGTCCTGGCCGGCCCGCTGTGCACCATGACGCTGGCCGACCTCGGGGCCACCGTCATCAAGGTCGAGCGCCCCGGCACCGGGGATGACACCCGCAGCTGGGGTCCGCCCTTCTCCGCCACCGGCTCGACCTACTTCGAATCGGTGAACCGCAACAAGCAATCGGTCACCCTGGACCTCGCCGACCCCGCCGACAGGGACGTGGCCAGGGGGCTGGCGCTGCGCGCCGACGTGCTGGTTGAAAACTTCAAGCCCGGCGGCATGGACAAGCTCGGCCTGGGATATCCGGAACTTTCGGCGCAGAACCCCGGGCTGGTCTACGCCTCGATCTCCGGCTTCGGCTCCACCGGGGGAGCCCACCTGCCCGGCTACGACTTCATCGTCCAGGCCCTGGGCGGGCTCATGTCGATCACCGGTGAGGCCAATGCAGACCCGATGAAGGCAGGGGTCGCGCTGGTGGACGTGCTAACCGCCAAGGACGCAAGCATCGGGGTCCTCGCGGCGCTGAGTGCCCGAAACTCCTCCGGGCACGGCGCGCACGTGGAGGTCAACCTGCTCTCCAGCCTGCAAGGAGCCCTGGCCAACCAGGGCCAGGCCTACCTGGGGGCGGGCAAGGTCGCCACCCGCATGGGCAACGAGCACCCCTCGATCGTTCCCTACCAGTTGCTGGGGTGCGCCGACGGCTCGGTCGCCGTGGCTTGCGGCAACGACGGCCAGTTCGCCAGGCTCTGCACCGAGATCGGGGCTCCGGAGCTTGCCTCCGATGCGCGCTTCGGGACCAATTCGGCCCGCGTGTCGAACCGCGAGGTGCTCATCCCGCTGCTCGAGGACGCGCTGGGTGCCGACACCGGCGCGAACTGGCAGTCCCGCTTCACCGGCATCGGGGTGCCGGCCGGAAAGGTCGCGGGCATCGACGAGGGCCTGGCCTACGCGCAGTCCCTGGGACTGGACCCGGTCATCGAGGTGCAGAACGCCGAGGGCCTGACGGTCGGCAAGCAGGTGCGCCATCCGATCACCTGGACCCCGGAGCTTGATGCACCCACCCTGGCCCCGCCGCAGCTGGGCGAACACACCGAGGCGGTCCGCGCATGGCTCGCCGGTCCGGCGGAGCGCCGCCGGCCGGGCACACGCGAGGGACAACTGGCCGGCTGA
- a CDS encoding APC family permease, which yields MTSTPTQGSTAAPALKKVLGRWDTLAIGVGAMIGFGWVVLTGDWITTAGPLGASLAMVVGGGIMAVVGLTYAELVAAMPRAGGEHNYLLRAMGARWSFAGSWAIVGGYITIVAFEAVALPKTALYLFPDLNKVHLWDIAGSEVYLTWALVGVLGGVVITAINIRGIKTAGVVQTFVVLFLFAIGAVLLFGSFTGGSTATMEPFFNNGVAGFFGVMIIVPFMFVGFDVIPQSAEECDIEPRRIGKYVVIAVLIATAWYVMVIMATSSGMGPAALANSDLATADAMGALFGSAMMAKVLIAGGIAGILTSWNSLLMGASRLLYAMAASGMLPAWFAKLHPKYHTPVNALLFIGGLSVLAPFFGSAMLGWLVDSGSPSIVIAYLLVGVAFVILRKREPMMERPLRIGGKGNFGKAIGVTSVIFCAALISLYLPGMPAAIGIQPWLLFGAWWAMGFAFLVRVPRGIEPGINAEDELLARLAMRKAAKAGAVFGQVPQVAPTENNVKESERA from the coding sequence ATGACCAGCACCCCCACGCAAGGCAGCACCGCAGCACCCGCACTCAAGAAGGTCCTGGGCCGATGGGACACCCTCGCCATTGGAGTCGGTGCCATGATCGGCTTCGGCTGGGTGGTGCTCACCGGCGACTGGATCACCACCGCCGGCCCGCTGGGTGCATCCCTGGCCATGGTCGTTGGCGGAGGCATCATGGCCGTGGTCGGGCTGACCTACGCCGAACTGGTGGCCGCGATGCCGCGGGCCGGCGGCGAGCACAACTACCTGCTGAGGGCCATGGGCGCCCGCTGGTCGTTCGCCGGATCCTGGGCCATCGTGGGTGGGTACATCACCATCGTCGCCTTCGAGGCGGTCGCCCTGCCCAAGACCGCGCTGTACCTCTTCCCCGACCTGAACAAGGTCCACCTCTGGGACATCGCCGGATCCGAGGTCTACCTGACCTGGGCGCTGGTCGGCGTCCTGGGCGGGGTGGTCATCACGGCCATCAACATCCGCGGCATCAAGACCGCCGGCGTGGTGCAGACCTTCGTGGTGCTCTTCCTCTTCGCCATCGGCGCCGTCCTGCTCTTCGGGTCCTTCACCGGCGGATCCACGGCCACCATGGAACCGTTCTTCAACAACGGCGTCGCCGGGTTTTTCGGCGTGATGATCATCGTCCCGTTCATGTTCGTGGGCTTCGACGTGATCCCGCAGTCCGCCGAGGAATGCGACATCGAACCGCGGCGCATCGGAAAGTACGTGGTCATTGCCGTGCTCATCGCCACCGCCTGGTACGTCATGGTCATCATGGCGACTTCCTCGGGCATGGGCCCGGCGGCCCTGGCGAACTCGGATTTGGCCACCGCCGATGCGATGGGCGCGCTGTTCGGTTCGGCCATGATGGCCAAGGTGCTGATCGCCGGCGGCATCGCCGGCATCCTGACCTCCTGGAACTCGTTGCTCATGGGTGCTTCCCGGCTGCTCTACGCGATGGCCGCCTCCGGCATGCTGCCGGCCTGGTTCGCCAAGCTGCACCCGAAGTACCACACCCCGGTCAACGCGCTGCTGTTCATTGGCGGGCTCTCGGTGCTGGCCCCGTTCTTCGGCTCGGCCATGCTCGGCTGGCTCGTTGACTCCGGATCGCCCTCGATCGTGATCGCCTACCTGCTGGTCGGTGTCGCCTTCGTGATCCTGCGCAAGCGCGAACCGATGATGGAGCGCCCGCTGCGCATCGGCGGGAAGGGCAACTTCGGCAAGGCCATCGGCGTCACCTCGGTGATCTTCTGTGCGGCACTGATCAGCCTCTACCTGCCGGGCATGCCCGCCGCGATCGGCATCCAGCCGTGGCTGCTCTTCGGGGCCTGGTGGGCCATGGGCTTCGCCTTCCTGGTGCGGGTGCCGCGCGGCATCGAACCGGGCATCAACGCCGAGGACGAACTGCTGGCCCGCCTGGCGATGCGCAAGGCCGCCAAGGCCGGGGCAGTATTCGGGCAGGTCCCGCAGGTCGCGCCCACCGAAAACAACGTGAAGGAATCCGAACGCGCATGA
- a CDS encoding MFS transporter — MSEQQSVDLTRERHGDQTQMSQKEVLRSITGVLASFFAAMLATTIVAIALPTIMDALDGTQTDFNWVITAALLANAATTPIWGKLADLFDKKKLLQISIVIFVTGSVLAGFAINIPMLMSARVIQGIGMGGLTAMGMAVIGTVIPPRERGKYSGYFGGVMAAATAGGPLLGGLIVDSPLGWRWTFFIGIPIAIISMWLIHKTLHIAHIPRKVYIDWAGAVLVTISVSVLLIWVSYVGKEGFYEFNSWQTYAMVGGSLVLIALLLWVEGRVPEPVIPLRIIATRTTALAILASISIGVAMFGSGAFLGQYFQVAREASPTLAGVMTLPMIAGNLFGSVFSGQLISRFGRWKIFLVIGAILNVGALGLLGMMSHDTNYWILATGMFFNGLGMGFMLQNLVLAVQNTVKVTDIGTASSSVAFFRAVGGAAGVAVLGAMLSDKVSVLVLDALKSAHLVSPDGSTGVAAGGTSLNLTEMPPAVRLMYENALGDATGVVFMTSAIVAVIGLVCILFIKEVPLRRTV; from the coding sequence ATGTCTGAGCAGCAGTCGGTCGACCTGACGCGGGAGCGCCACGGCGACCAGACGCAGATGAGCCAGAAGGAAGTGCTGCGCTCCATCACCGGCGTCCTGGCGTCCTTCTTCGCGGCCATGCTGGCAACCACCATCGTTGCCATCGCCCTGCCCACCATCATGGATGCCCTGGACGGCACGCAGACCGACTTCAACTGGGTCATCACCGCGGCCCTGCTGGCCAACGCCGCGACCACCCCGATCTGGGGCAAGCTTGCCGACCTCTTTGACAAGAAGAAGCTGCTGCAAATCAGCATCGTCATCTTCGTGACCGGTTCCGTGCTGGCGGGGTTCGCCATCAACATCCCCATGCTCATGAGTGCGCGCGTCATCCAGGGCATCGGCATGGGCGGACTCACCGCCATGGGCATGGCGGTGATCGGCACCGTCATCCCGCCGCGCGAGCGCGGCAAGTACTCCGGCTACTTCGGCGGGGTCATGGCGGCCGCGACGGCCGGCGGGCCGCTGCTGGGCGGCCTGATCGTCGATTCCCCGCTGGGCTGGCGCTGGACCTTCTTCATCGGGATCCCCATCGCCATCATCTCCATGTGGCTGATCCACAAGACCCTGCACATCGCGCACATCCCGCGCAAGGTCTACATCGACTGGGCCGGCGCGGTGCTGGTGACCATTTCGGTCTCCGTGCTGCTCATCTGGGTTTCCTACGTGGGCAAGGAGGGCTTCTACGAGTTCAACTCCTGGCAGACCTACGCGATGGTCGGCGGCTCGCTGGTGCTCATCGCCCTGCTGCTCTGGGTCGAGGGCCGGGTCCCGGAACCGGTGATCCCGCTGCGCATCATCGCCACCCGCACCACCGCCCTGGCGATCCTGGCCTCGATCTCCATCGGCGTGGCCATGTTCGGATCCGGAGCCTTCCTGGGCCAGTACTTCCAGGTGGCCCGCGAGGCGAGCCCCACCCTGGCCGGGGTCATGACCCTGCCGATGATCGCGGGAAACCTCTTCGGCTCGGTCTTTTCCGGCCAGCTGATCTCCCGCTTCGGGCGCTGGAAGATCTTCCTGGTCATCGGCGCCATCCTCAACGTCGGCGCACTGGGCCTGCTGGGCATGATGTCCCACGACACCAACTACTGGATCCTGGCCACCGGCATGTTCTTCAACGGCCTGGGCATGGGGTTCATGCTGCAGAACCTGGTCCTGGCGGTGCAGAACACCGTGAAGGTCACCGACATCGGCACCGCCAGCTCCTCGGTGGCCTTCTTCCGGGCCGTCGGGGGTGCCGCCGGCGTGGCGGTGCTCGGTGCGATGCTCTCGGACAAGGTCTCGGTGCTGGTGCTCGATGCGTTGAAGTCCGCGCACCTGGTTTCGCCGGACGGTTCCACGGGGGTCGCGGCAGGGGGAACCTCGCTGAACCTCACGGAGATGCCGCCCGCGGTGCGCCTCATGTATGAGAATGCGCTCGGCGATGCCACCGGCGTGGTGTTCATGACTTCGGCCATCGTCGCCGTCATCGGCCTGGTGTGCATCCTGTTTATCAAGGAAGTGCCGCTGCGCCGAACGGTGTAA
- a CDS encoding MarR family winged helix-turn-helix transcriptional regulator, whose product MSRGETPTLELVESLMALRRTLRCIEHAGETSGSLGFAALGVLAYIQRHQPTRATDVAQWIGIGPAALSRQVAELEGAGLLVRAPSPTDARAQLISLTPRGAEEIGQAYTRRAGLLAGLLKDWDETEISAAAATVNDIQGVLRAGLDARGGKTTMAPQDPRENPNV is encoded by the coding sequence TTGTCGCGCGGCGAAACACCAACCCTTGAACTGGTAGAAAGCCTCATGGCGCTGCGGCGCACGCTGCGCTGCATCGAGCACGCGGGGGAGACCAGCGGTTCCCTGGGGTTTGCCGCCCTGGGCGTGCTGGCCTACATCCAGCGCCACCAGCCGACCCGCGCCACCGACGTCGCCCAATGGATCGGCATCGGTCCCGCGGCGCTGAGTCGCCAGGTCGCCGAACTCGAGGGTGCGGGATTGCTCGTGCGCGCGCCGAGCCCCACCGACGCCCGGGCCCAACTGATCTCGCTCACCCCCAGGGGCGCGGAAGAGATCGGACAGGCCTACACCAGGCGTGCCGGCCTGCTCGCAGGGTTGCTCAAGGACTGGGACGAGACGGAAATCTCCGCTGCCGCAGCCACCGTGAACGACATCCAGGGCGTGCTTCGCGCCGGCCTGGATGCCCGTGGCGGCAAGACCACCATGGCCCCGCAGGACCCAAGGGAGAACCCCAATGTCTGA
- a CDS encoding inositol monophosphatase family protein, whose protein sequence is MSTANFNTSDIDLAARLRTIALDAARLAAPILRDAFRSGVERENKTNAHDLVTAFDRRSEAVIREHLLAAEPDSWVLGEEGGRTGSGSIQWIVDPIDGTSNFTHGVAFFCISIAAARNGELLAAVVLDPIADLEFTADAEHAYLNGSILAPSPRPEQRHANIMTDYPSAEAIALDGESALREFGSWVSSFATVRRKVSAALALAHVAAGWCDATIGFDTKPWDVSAGALLVRRAGGHYLGFRYDGLTLPDHEAPCFMALGPGADYPVLDLSIRRIIEARKDRDAGK, encoded by the coding sequence GTGAGCACCGCAAACTTCAACACCTCCGATATCGACCTGGCCGCACGATTGCGCACCATTGCACTGGACGCCGCGCGGCTGGCCGCACCGATCCTGCGCGACGCGTTCCGGTCCGGGGTGGAACGTGAGAACAAGACCAACGCCCATGACCTGGTCACGGCCTTCGACAGGCGCAGCGAGGCGGTGATCCGCGAACACCTCCTGGCGGCCGAACCCGACTCCTGGGTGCTGGGCGAAGAGGGCGGTCGCACGGGCTCCGGTTCCATCCAGTGGATCGTGGACCCCATCGACGGCACCAGCAACTTCACCCACGGCGTTGCCTTCTTCTGCATCTCCATTGCCGCTGCCCGCAACGGGGAACTGCTCGCCGCGGTCGTGCTGGACCCGATCGCCGATTTGGAGTTCACCGCCGATGCCGAGCATGCCTACCTGAACGGAAGCATCCTGGCTCCCTCGCCCAGGCCAGAGCAGCGGCACGCGAACATCATGACCGACTACCCCTCGGCCGAGGCAATCGCCCTCGACGGGGAATCGGCGCTGCGCGAGTTCGGCTCCTGGGTCTCGTCCTTCGCCACGGTGCGCCGCAAGGTCTCCGCGGCCCTGGCGCTGGCCCACGTGGCCGCCGGATGGTGCGACGCAACCATCGGCTTTGACACCAAGCCCTGGGACGTCTCCGCCGGCGCCCTGCTGGTGCGCCGCGCCGGCGGGCACTACCTGGGCTTCCGCTACGACGGGCTAACGCTCCCGGACCACGAGGCCCCGTGCTTCATGGCCCTGGGCCCCGGCGCCGACTACCCGGTGCTGGATCTCTCGATCCGCCGGATCATCGAGGCCCGCAAGGACCGGGACGCCGGAAAATAG
- a CDS encoding DUF308 domain-containing protein — protein MSDPYARPGGDPSHGSWPAPGGYPGQYARNQQPYPGHYQGAYPGQYPPQGHYGTGGHLPPRTHGMTVFAMVTGIVAAVLSLVPFVGFVSFVLGPLAMVLGIVGIARRISSRGFSVTALVTGTFALLVSILYAVLFSTMLSYFDNTQSFEFSANGTGEYEVTVAKTADPPETATLREPYAQTVEASTLFGGITATNPGGSDEDVSCRIHDTAGNLLVEDSQSGPHAVAVCELSDVLVRKVEDIQFPDQVNARELD, from the coding sequence ATGTCTGACCCCTATGCCCGCCCCGGTGGCGATCCGAGCCATGGATCGTGGCCGGCCCCCGGCGGGTACCCGGGGCAATACGCCCGGAACCAACAGCCCTATCCGGGGCATTACCAGGGGGCGTACCCGGGGCAATACCCTCCGCAGGGCCACTATGGAACCGGCGGCCACCTGCCCCCGCGCACGCACGGGATGACTGTCTTCGCGATGGTCACCGGCATCGTGGCCGCGGTCCTCTCTCTGGTGCCCTTCGTGGGCTTTGTTTCCTTTGTGTTGGGTCCCTTGGCGATGGTGCTGGGCATCGTGGGCATCGCCAGGCGGATCAGCAGCCGCGGCTTCAGCGTCACCGCCCTGGTGACAGGAACCTTCGCGTTGCTGGTGTCGATCCTTTACGCGGTGCTGTTCTCCACGATGCTCTCGTACTTTGACAACACCCAAAGCTTTGAATTCAGTGCCAACGGGACCGGGGAATACGAGGTCACGGTGGCCAAGACCGCGGATCCGCCGGAAACCGCCACCCTGCGCGAGCCGTATGCGCAGACGGTGGAAGCCTCCACGCTCTTTGGCGGTATCACCGCGACCAACCCGGGCGGCAGCGACGAGGACGTCAGCTGCCGGATCCACGACACGGCGGGAAACCTGCTGGTGGAGGACTCGCAGTCCGGCCCCCATGCCGTGGCCGTGTGCGAGCTCAGTGACGTGCTGGTGCGCAAGGTCGAGGACATCCAGTTCCCCGACCAGGTCAATGCGCGCGAGCTGGACTGA